The Anolis carolinensis isolate JA03-04 chromosome 2, rAnoCar3.1.pri, whole genome shotgun sequence genome contains the following window.
aCCCAAAGAGGCTTACGACATATTAaactcacataaacaacaatcagagtacatcaataatataatataataggataaacagattaataaaaacaattatagtttGCATTCAAGTTCATAAGGCATCAAATGAGACATATATTGtactctactccagtccataacatatgataggcaaaggaagggaaggcaagcgaagagcaagaaaaagcaaggaaagaaggcaagagaaaagaaggcaaaggaaggggagagaagagaaaaaggaaggaagggcaagagaaaagaaggaaaaggaagggaagtgaagggaagaaaaaaaggaaagaagggcaagagaaaaggcaaaggggagaaaagggagggaagagaaaaaggaaggaatgaagggcaagagaaaaggcaaaggaagggacaagaagacaaggatagaaggaaagaaggaagaaaggggaaggaagggctagaaaaaagaaagcaaaggaagggaaggttagaaggcagaccgtattttagttcttgcgaaccactggtagtccgtggaccactggttgagagccactgtctgaaagggaaggggctaactctggatccctcccataacggccatttacaatattcaagctgaccagtcctgactaaagaggaaaacagaggatgtgtCTGTAGGGGCACAACGTTCACAAACTGGACATTTAaaccaaggtggaaatggagctggaaactaagACCAGAGGAACAAGTGATGGAATCacatatggtttatttcttttcagacgaggtgacaagacaatcatatttaactctctgaatgtcaggatgcaaaaagatcagcattctccaagctgttcttttcacacctgactacaacaaatcggataaagaagaccatttggctgggaaggctgatttatgacagggtctggtcttcagacgtgggaaaggacaaaaggaaagggaggtgtgaatggagaagaagagacgtgaagggaggagggaagcaaccacccaatatactgaggggaaagagcggaagacgggcagtagaagctttgcggccattttggcaaggcggattcaataaagttttccatagctacaagctgtgtgagcctatctttgtctcctacaccttccaggaactgacactgaagcagtggtcctcaacctgtgggtccccgggtgttttggcctacaactcccagaaatcccagccagtttaccagctgttaggatttaggggagttgaaggccaaaacatctgtggacccacaggttgagaaccactgctctgaaggattgtcacacagagcttgctttctgctgctccagagaacagacctccaacttacaggttcaaatgacaagaacgggactccaccaaatctgacgcagaacttctcaaagggtcctgtttgaaatcagacatttacccacaatggctgttttttacccggtatgtgttctctggtgctggttaagggctgaactctgagtaaaacattttccacattcatggcatttatatggcttctctcctgtgtggagtcttttgtggctcatcaagtttgaactgtaagcaaaacatttcccacactcctggcattggtatggcttctctcctgtgtggagtcttttgtggctcatcaagtttgaactgtcagcaaaacatttcccacactcctggcatttgtatggcttctctcctgtgtggagtcttttgtgcctcaccaagtctgaatgggaaacagaacatttcccacactcctcacatttgtatggcttctccctggtgtggactcttttgtggctcatcaagtttgaactgtcagcaaaacatttcccacactcctggcatttgtatggcttttctcctgtgtggagtcttttgtggcccaccaaggttgaactgcaaacaaaacatttcccacactcctggcatttgtatggcttttctcctgtgtggagtcttttgtggctcaccaaggttgaactgcaagcaaaacatttcccacactcctggcactggtatggcttctctcctgtgtggagtcttttgtgcctcaccaaggctgaactgaaagcaaaacatttcccacactcctggcactggtatggcttctctcctgtgtggagtcttttgtgcctcaccaaggctgaactgaaagcaaaacatttcccacactcctggcatttgtatggcttctccctggtgtggactcttttgtggctcaacaaggctgaactttcagcaaaacatttcccacactcctgacattggtgtggcttctctcctgtgtggagtcttttgagcctcaccaaggctgaactggaagcaaaacacttcccacactcttggcatctgtattgttcctgacctgtgtgaaattccttgtgtttcaccacacattttgcagatactttccctttaagatggcttttcccaacaTCAAGTGTCTTGTGAAGGACAAGTGCCACATTTTGGGTAAAACATTGCCCACATACAATGCATTTGTTGGGCCTTTCTCTGGcagaacctccatcttctctgtgggcttgctGGTGTCGATGAAGGCACCCGTTGTGTCCAAAATGCTTCCTGTATTTGGtgcatacatggctcttctccccgttatctactgtgaagaagaagaacataaaaaATCATTCCTCAGTGTGCGTCATAAAGACTCAAAGGAAGTGGGATAAGGAGTGGATTGAAATGATCCTTAAGACAACATaaacatggaggaaaagaagatatacacgttgtcctttcccctccccttgttcagtgaagatggaccctggttgtctgcctggagcctctaagagagagatgagtaacatacgctccagaggctccctgttgctcagcccagcccggttgtttattccgtctccttctctctggggaatggatgccttttcccttcacatccaaatgcttgcctttttctctagctttagactttacccatttcaccatccttctctcctttttatttctctcccccaatcccagttctcttttcccatgctccctgaaggttggatttttccgctccaacgtacaagatcccatacctaatttcagagaacagcagagtctcgcttatccaacataaactgaccaggagaacactggataagtgaaaatgttggataatgagggattaaggaaaagcctattaaaggtcaaattgcattatgattttacaaattaagcaccaaaacatcatgttttacaacaaatcaacagaaaaagcagttcaatacacggtaacatgatggagaaatcactgtatttacgaatttagcaccaaaacatcgcaatgtattgaaagcattgactacaaacaatATTTATTACTAAAAACTtgactataaatatagaattgcataaaacaacactgttggaagttaaatccataaaaagttcagtcttgtgaagattttttaaaatctgtgacccTTGCCTGCTTTTCCAACTATTGCCATTTCTCCGCTGACAAGTCTCGCCATCTTTGCGGCATCTTTATGTCCATCCCCGTAGCTTCTTCTTGTTGCTTGATGTGTGTCATTGCGGTTTCTAGAGCCCAAA
Protein-coding sequences here:
- the LOC134296853 gene encoding zinc finger protein 501-like gives rise to the protein MEEMNGIVDSLVDNGEKSHVCTKYRKHFGHNGCLHRHQQAHREDGGSARERPNKCIVCGQCFTQNVALVLHKTLDVGKSHLKGKVSAKCVVKHKEFHTGQEQYRCQECGKCFASSSALVRLKRLHTGEKPHQCQECGKCFAESSALLSHKRVHTREKPYKCQECGKCFAFSSALVRHKRLHTGEKPYQCQECGKCFAFSSALVRHKRLHTGEKPYQCQECGKCFACSSTLVSHKRLHTGEKPYKCQECGKCFVCSSTLVGHKRLHTGEKPYKCQECGKCFADSSNLMSHKRVHTREKPYKCEECGKCSVSHSDLVRHKRLHTGEKPYKCQECGKCFADSSNLMSHKRLHTGEKPYQCQECGKCFAYSSNLMSHKRLHTGEKPYKCHECGKCFTQSSALNQHQRTHTG